In Halomarina salina, one DNA window encodes the following:
- a CDS encoding CDC48 family AAA ATPase, with protein sequence MNEVQLEVAKAYPNDSGRGIARLDPDTLLHLKLSPGDIIEIEGGERTAAKVWRADRQDWNTDTVRIDGFTRQNADVGIGERVTIRKADATKAEKLTLAPPEEASVQFGSDAAGMVKRQILKRPVVERDIVPVMSSTNHPFMRSPGQAIPLIAVETDPEGVCLITEDTEVELREEPISGFEKTGGGITYEDIGGLQGEIQRVREMVELPMKHPQIFKKLGIEPPQGVLLHGPPGTGKTLLAKAVANETSASFFSIAGPEIISKYYGESEQQLREIFEDASEESPSIIFIDELDSIAPKREDVTGEVERRVVAQLLTMMDGLESRGQVIVIAATNRVDSVDPALRRPGRFDREIEIGVPDEVGRKEILQIHTRGMPLSDDVSLDHLADETHGFVGADIESLTKEAAMKALRRYLPEIDLDQEDIPPSLIDKMIIKRNDFRGALSEVDPSAMREVLVELPKITWDHVGGLDDAKQQVQESVEWPMNSPERFERMGVSPPSGVLLYGPPGTGKTLMAKAVANETNANFISVRGPQLLSKWVGESEKAIRQTFRKARQVAPTVIFFDELDSLAPGRGGDIGSNVSERVVNQLLTELDGLEEMENVMVIGATNRPDMIDPALIRSGRFDRLVFIGEPELEGREQILRIHTDDSPLAPDVSLRELAELTAGYVGSDIESIAREAAIEALREDHDAEEVEMRHFRTAMESVRPTINDDIRAYYEEIADQFRGGTRGPEQSSTGRIGFQ encoded by the coding sequence ATGAACGAAGTCCAACTGGAGGTGGCGAAGGCGTACCCGAACGACTCGGGCCGCGGCATCGCACGCCTCGACCCGGATACGCTGTTGCACCTGAAGCTGAGTCCAGGAGACATCATCGAGATCGAGGGCGGCGAGCGCACCGCCGCCAAGGTCTGGCGCGCGGACCGCCAGGACTGGAACACCGACACCGTCCGCATCGACGGGTTCACGCGGCAGAACGCCGACGTGGGCATCGGCGAACGCGTCACGATTCGGAAGGCCGACGCGACGAAGGCCGAGAAGCTCACCCTCGCGCCACCCGAGGAGGCGTCGGTCCAGTTCGGGTCCGACGCCGCGGGCATGGTCAAACGCCAGATTCTCAAGCGACCCGTCGTCGAGCGCGACATCGTGCCGGTGATGTCCTCCACGAACCACCCGTTCATGCGCTCGCCCGGTCAGGCGATTCCGCTCATCGCCGTCGAGACCGACCCGGAGGGCGTCTGTCTCATCACCGAGGACACCGAGGTCGAACTCCGCGAGGAGCCGATATCGGGCTTCGAGAAGACCGGCGGCGGCATCACCTACGAGGACATCGGCGGCCTCCAGGGCGAGATTCAGCGCGTCCGCGAGATGGTCGAACTGCCGATGAAACACCCCCAGATATTCAAGAAACTCGGCATCGAGCCGCCACAGGGGGTGCTTCTCCACGGTCCGCCCGGCACCGGGAAGACGCTGCTGGCGAAGGCCGTCGCCAACGAGACGTCTGCGAGTTTCTTCTCCATCGCCGGCCCGGAGATCATCTCGAAGTACTACGGCGAGTCCGAACAGCAGTTACGCGAGATATTCGAGGACGCCAGCGAGGAGTCGCCCTCCATCATCTTCATCGACGAACTCGACTCCATCGCGCCGAAACGCGAGGACGTCACCGGCGAGGTCGAACGCCGCGTCGTCGCCCAGTTGCTGACGATGATGGACGGCCTCGAATCGCGCGGCCAGGTCATCGTCATCGCGGCGACCAACCGCGTCGACAGCGTCGACCCGGCACTCCGGCGTCCAGGTCGGTTCGACCGCGAGATCGAGATCGGCGTCCCCGACGAGGTGGGTCGCAAGGAGATCCTCCAGATCCACACGCGGGGCATGCCGCTCTCGGACGACGTGAGCCTCGACCACCTCGCCGACGAGACCCACGGCTTCGTCGGCGCGGACATCGAGTCCCTGACGAAGGAGGCCGCGATGAAGGCCCTCCGGCGGTACCTCCCCGAGATCGACCTCGATCAGGAGGACATCCCGCCGAGCCTCATCGACAAGATGATCATCAAACGGAACGACTTCCGCGGGGCGCTCTCGGAGGTCGATCCGTCGGCGATGCGCGAGGTGCTCGTCGAACTCCCGAAGATAACGTGGGACCACGTCGGCGGGCTCGACGACGCCAAACAGCAGGTCCAGGAGTCCGTCGAGTGGCCGATGAACTCCCCCGAGCGCTTCGAGCGGATGGGCGTCAGCCCGCCGTCGGGCGTCCTGCTCTACGGCCCGCCGGGCACCGGGAAGACGCTGATGGCGAAGGCCGTCGCCAACGAGACGAACGCGAACTTCATCTCGGTGCGCGGCCCGCAGCTGCTGTCGAAGTGGGTCGGTGAGTCCGAGAAGGCCATCCGGCAGACGTTCCGGAAGGCCCGACAGGTGGCCCCGACGGTCATCTTCTTCGACGAACTCGACTCGCTCGCGCCCGGCCGTGGCGGCGACATCGGGTCGAACGTCTCCGAGCGCGTCGTCAACCAGCTCCTGACCGAACTCGACGGGCTGGAGGAGATGGAGAACGTGATGGTCATCGGCGCGACCAACCGGCCGGACATGATCGACCCCGCGCTCATCCGCTCGGGTCGGTTCGACCGCCTCGTGTTCATCGGCGAACCCGAACTCGAGGGCCGCGAGCAGATCCTCCGCATCCACACCGACGACTCGCCGCTCGCGCCGGACGTGAGCCTCCGTGAGCTCGCCGAACTGACGGCGGGCTACGTCGGGTCGGACATCGAGTCCATCGCCCGCGAGGCGGCCATCGAGGCCCTGCGCGAGGACCACGACGCCGAGGAGGTCGAGATGCGTCACTTCCGGACCGCGATGGAGTCGGTCCGGCCGACCATCAACGACGACATCCGAGCGTACTACGAGGAGATCGCCGACCAGTTCCGCGGCGGCACGCGCGGCCCGGAGCAGTCCTCGACCGGCCGCATCGGCTTCCAGTAA
- a CDS encoding YciE/YciF ferroxidase family protein → MTITDVEDMFRHQLEQMYYTEKRLVDTLEEMSREADNDKLQRGFAEHRDETHEQVQRLEDAFRALGHEPEESQSHVLDALRTEHDEFVEESSDPHLHDLFDMQAGMKTERFEITSYEGLLVLAKELDLDDDVTDPLEDNLSEEKSALRELEGLSKGSKLKSMLGLDD, encoded by the coding sequence ATGACGATAACCGACGTGGAGGACATGTTCCGCCACCAGCTCGAACAGATGTACTACACCGAGAAGCGACTCGTCGACACGCTCGAGGAGATGTCCCGGGAGGCCGACAACGACAAACTCCAGCGCGGGTTCGCCGAGCACCGCGACGAGACCCACGAGCAGGTCCAGCGCCTCGAAGACGCGTTCCGGGCACTCGGTCACGAACCCGAGGAGAGCCAGAGCCACGTGCTCGACGCACTCCGCACCGAACACGATGAGTTCGTCGAGGAGTCGTCGGACCCGCACCTCCACGACCTGTTCGACATGCAGGCCGGGATGAAGACCGAACGCTTCGAGATCACCAGCTACGAGGGGTTGCTCGTGCTGGCGAAGGAACTCGACCTCGACGACGACGTCACCGACCCGCTCGAGGACAACCTCTCGGAGGAGAAGTCGGCGCTCCGCGAACTCGAGGGCCTCTCGAAGGGGTCGAAGCTGAAGTCGATGCTCGGCCTCGACGACTGA
- the radB gene encoding DNA repair and recombination protein RadB translates to MSDYISTGCGPVDDLLGGGLERGAVTQVYGAPAAGKTNIALSAAVGVAASGSSALYIDTEGISPDRFEQLARAVGDEESVDDLASRVIISEALDFAEQEEAVKDAADFASQVDLIVLDSATGFYRLERDNDDEGAVLRQVVRQITHLLSLARRHDIAVLITNQVFTDPDSDRSRGLGGHTLSHWSAVVLRLERFRGGNRRATLEKHRSKQAGGNARFRITDDGLVGAEEP, encoded by the coding sequence CGGCGGCCTCGAACGCGGCGCGGTGACGCAGGTGTACGGCGCACCCGCGGCCGGGAAGACGAACATCGCCCTCTCGGCGGCCGTCGGCGTCGCGGCGTCGGGGTCGAGCGCGCTCTACATCGACACGGAGGGAATCTCGCCGGACCGATTCGAGCAACTGGCGCGGGCGGTGGGCGACGAGGAGTCGGTCGACGACCTCGCCTCGCGGGTCATCATCAGCGAGGCGCTGGACTTCGCCGAACAGGAGGAGGCCGTCAAGGACGCGGCGGACTTCGCGTCGCAGGTCGACCTCATCGTCCTCGACAGCGCGACGGGGTTCTACCGCCTCGAACGCGACAACGACGACGAGGGTGCGGTGCTCCGGCAGGTCGTCCGACAGATCACCCACCTGCTGAGCCTCGCCCGTCGCCACGACATCGCGGTGCTCATCACGAACCAGGTGTTCACCGACCCCGACAGCGACCGGTCGCGCGGGCTGGGTGGGCACACGCTCAGTCACTGGTCGGCGGTGGTCCTCCGACTGGAACGGTTCCGCGGCGGGAACCGCCGTGCGACGCTGGAGAAGCACCGCTCGAAACAGGCAGGCGGGAACGCACGGTTCCGCATCACCGACGACGGACTCGTCGGGGCAGAAGAGCCCTGA
- the larC gene encoding nickel pincer cofactor biosynthesis protein LarC yields the protein MRTLAFDGRMGASGDMLLGALLAAGADRSVLDPVEDALPVRYDVDETEKNGIVATRVVVRLTDQADEDGPTDDSPHDEGGGDGHDHHHHDDHEHGASQHHGRDHDGSHSDGSHDSHHGDPSDTHDHEDHHHDHAEGAGRLRTYPEVVELVEGMGLPPEVERDALAVFELLGEAEARVHGTDLDETHFHEVGADDAVADVVGVCLLLSDLGVDRVVTTPLATGGGEVSMSHGTYPVPTPATLNLAQDASWSLRGGPVEMELLTPTGAALLAHLAEGVEHLPPIDVASSGYGAGGYDVPEYPNVLRAVVGETRDGLRRESTRLLETNVDDVAPEVLGSLHDTLAEVGARDVSVLPTTMKKSRPGHLVKVVVSAEDAARVARRLAEETGTLGVRETGVRHRFVADRSFETVTLQVEGESYEVSVKVASAGDERFDVSAEFDDARAVARETGLPVREVLRRAEQAFETE from the coding sequence ATGCGCACGCTCGCCTTCGACGGTCGGATGGGTGCCAGCGGCGACATGCTCCTCGGCGCACTCCTCGCCGCGGGTGCCGACCGGAGCGTCCTCGACCCGGTCGAAGACGCCCTGCCGGTCCGCTACGATGTCGACGAGACCGAGAAGAACGGTATCGTCGCGACCCGCGTCGTCGTCCGCCTGACCGACCAGGCCGACGAGGACGGACCGACCGACGACTCCCCCCACGACGAGGGCGGGGGAGACGGCCACGACCATCACCACCACGACGACCACGAACACGGAGCGTCACAGCACCACGGGCGCGACCACGACGGTTCTCACAGCGATGGCAGCCACGACTCCCACCACGGCGACCCCTCGGACACCCACGACCACGAGGACCACCATCACGACCACGCAGAGGGAGCGGGGCGACTCCGGACGTACCCGGAGGTCGTCGAACTGGTCGAGGGGATGGGACTGCCCCCCGAGGTCGAACGGGACGCGCTTGCCGTCTTCGAACTGCTCGGCGAGGCCGAGGCGCGGGTCCACGGCACCGATCTCGACGAGACGCACTTCCACGAGGTCGGCGCGGACGACGCCGTCGCGGACGTCGTCGGGGTCTGTCTCCTCCTCTCGGACCTCGGCGTCGACCGCGTCGTGACGACGCCGCTCGCGACCGGTGGCGGCGAGGTGTCGATGAGCCACGGCACCTACCCCGTGCCGACGCCCGCGACGCTCAACCTCGCCCAGGACGCGTCGTGGTCGCTGCGCGGCGGTCCCGTCGAGATGGAACTGCTCACGCCGACCGGCGCGGCGTTGCTCGCACACCTCGCGGAGGGGGTCGAGCACCTCCCGCCCATCGACGTCGCGTCGTCGGGCTACGGCGCGGGCGGCTACGACGTGCCCGAGTACCCGAACGTCCTCCGGGCCGTCGTCGGCGAGACGCGCGACGGCCTCCGCCGCGAGTCGACTCGACTGCTGGAGACGAACGTCGACGACGTGGCTCCCGAGGTGCTCGGGAGCCTCCACGACACGCTCGCGGAGGTCGGCGCACGCGACGTGTCGGTACTCCCGACGACGATGAAGAAGTCCCGACCGGGCCACCTCGTCAAGGTCGTCGTGAGTGCCGAGGACGCCGCGCGGGTCGCCCGGCGACTCGCCGAGGAGACGGGGACGCTCGGCGTACGCGAGACGGGCGTCCGTCACCGGTTCGTCGCCGACCGGTCGTTCGAGACCGTGACGCTGCAGGTCGAGGGCGAGTCCTACGAGGTGTCCGTGAAGGTCGCCAGCGCGGGCGACGAGCGGTTCGACGTGAGCGCGGAGTTCGACGACGCGCGAGCGGTCGCCCGCGAGACGGGTCTCCCCGTCCGTGAAGTTCTCCGCCGTGCAGAGCAGGCGTTCGAGACGGAGTAG